Proteins encoded in a region of the Streptomyces sp. PCS3-D2 genome:
- a CDS encoding ATP-binding protein, translated as MSVRAETLPYRHVLVVPAMGSAVRIARETTELVLVECGVGLRHPSVGPALLILAELVTNAVRHAAVLSPTVTVTYAHGPGAFAFAVHDRHPYQPALFGALATAPGSGLAMVAEMTMELAGTAVVQPDADGRGKAIRITLPL; from the coding sequence GTGAGCGTCCGAGCCGAGACGCTGCCCTACCGGCACGTACTGGTCGTACCGGCCATGGGCTCGGCGGTGCGCATCGCCCGCGAGACCACCGAACTCGTCCTCGTGGAATGCGGAGTGGGGCTCCGGCATCCGAGCGTGGGCCCGGCCCTGCTGATCCTGGCCGAGCTGGTCACCAACGCCGTCCGCCACGCCGCCGTGCTGTCCCCGACGGTCACGGTCACCTACGCGCACGGCCCGGGGGCGTTCGCGTTCGCCGTCCACGACCGCCACCCCTACCAGCCGGCCCTGTTCGGGGCGCTCGCCACCGCCCCGGGCAGCGGCCTGGCCATGGTGGCCGAAATGACCATGGAGCTCGCCGGCACCGCCGTCGTCCAGCCCGACGCGGACGGACGCGGCAAGGCCATCCGGATCACCCTCCCCCTGTGA
- a CDS encoding pyridoxamine 5'-phosphate oxidase family protein — MTLPAELRMIEVSGTEALWLLEGSTQGRLVYVQRDLAVVRPAAHVMEYGRLVVRTPVQAAAVPGRALLTYQVDEIRTAAGTGWTVTAHGPADVISDPDEAAHYRRTLPGWTHGPHDTLLRLHPQQISGFRLARTVPGAGR, encoded by the coding sequence ATGACCCTCCCCGCCGAACTGCGCATGATCGAGGTCTCCGGCACCGAGGCCCTGTGGCTTCTCGAAGGATCCACCCAGGGCCGGCTCGTCTACGTGCAGCGGGATCTGGCCGTCGTCCGCCCCGCCGCACACGTGATGGAGTACGGGCGCCTCGTCGTCCGCACCCCTGTGCAAGCCGCGGCCGTTCCCGGCCGGGCCCTGCTGACCTACCAGGTCGACGAGATCCGCACCGCGGCCGGCACCGGCTGGACGGTGACCGCGCACGGCCCCGCCGACGTCATCTCGGACCCGGACGAGGCCGCCCACTACCGGCGCACCCTGCCCGGCTGGACCCACGGCCCGCACGACACCCTGCTGCGCCTGCACCCGCAGCAGATCTCCGGATTCCGCCTCGCCCGCACGGTCCCGGGGGCAGGCCGGTGA
- a CDS encoding STAS domain-containing protein, with amino-acid sequence MTIEWHYTTRQDLGVLSLTGYLGADATDRFTGAVGWALARGTGPVILDLTGLLGWSAGGQIAVAQAARRLAESGRPLELAAIPADGSLVPDAACPPVPVHCDLAAALAAHGAQETVKRWSTDGWHAPPSPGEPSLA; translated from the coding sequence ATGACGATCGAATGGCACTACACCACCCGCCAGGACCTGGGCGTGCTGTCCCTGACCGGGTACCTCGGCGCGGACGCCACCGACCGGTTCACCGGCGCCGTCGGCTGGGCGCTCGCCCGGGGCACCGGCCCGGTCATCCTCGACCTGACCGGGCTTCTGGGCTGGTCCGCCGGCGGGCAGATCGCCGTCGCCCAGGCCGCCCGCCGGCTCGCCGAGAGCGGGCGCCCCCTGGAGCTCGCGGCCATCCCCGCGGACGGCTCCCTCGTCCCCGACGCCGCCTGCCCGCCCGTCCCCGTCCACTGCGACCTCGCCGCCGCCCTGGCCGCCCACGGGGCGCAGGAAACGGTCAAGCGGTGGAGCACCGATGGCTGGCACGCCCCGCCGTCCCCCGGGGAACCCTCCCTCGCATGA